From Rhodococcus sp. B7740:
GCAGGCTCTTGCGAGCGGGAATGCGGTCTTCCTCGGCTATGGGCTGCAGGCCGTTCTTGCGGACCAGATAGTAGTTGAGCACCAATCGGTAACCCAGGCACCACAATCCGGCCAGAGCAAGGGGAAGGATGATCTCATCGGGTTCCATCAAACCGGTGACGGTGGTGGAGCCGACGAGGATGAACATGGTCGCACTGAAGGGGAAAGTCACACCCATTCCCGCGCAGCCTGCGACGACGGTGGCGGACAGTTCGCCGCTGACGCCGGATCGCTTCATCCACGGCACCGTGACGGATCCGACGGCAGCAGTGACGGACGCACCGACGTGCGCGATGGCACCGAACATGCCACCCGCCACCGTCGAGGTGTAGATCGGTCCGCCGCGGAGGCGGCCGAAGAAGGTGTTCAGAATATCGATGAGGCGGTCGAGTACCGGCGTCTTGGCCAGCACGAAGCTCATGAAGATGAAGGCCAGTCCGGCGAAGGTGACCTCTTCCTGCATCGAGTCGAGGAATCCGTGCCACATGTATTCGGGCGCGCTCCGGCCGGCGAACGCACCGACCACAAGGAACCCGACGATCATCGCCTCGCCGATGTTTCGTTTGAGCACCGCGTTCCAGAAGATGATGGCGACGATGAACGACACCAGCGCCCAGATGGCAATCATGACGCGGTCCTGGCTGCGATGATCGCGGCGCGGCGTTGCGCTTCGTCGGCCTCGACGGCACGGCCACCGGCCAGGCTGCCGAAGGCTTCGGCTGCGGGGACGATGATGACGCCGTCGTCATCGGCGACGACGAGATCACCCGGGTTACAGACGACACCGCCGATCGCGACGGGGATGTCGTTGTAGCCGGGGCCGTCCTTGTACGGCCCCGCCGGGCTGACCGCTCTGGCCCACACTCCGAAGCCGATCTCTTCGAGCACGTCGATGTCTCGGGCTGCGCCGTCGATGATCATGCCGACACAGCCACGGGAGCGGGCGCGCTCGGCGAGCAGTTCCCCCATCAAGGCACGGTTGGGGTCGCCATGTCCGTTGATGACGATCACCTCACCGGGGAGCACCTTCGCCACCGCCGCCTGCAGGGCTTTGTTGTCTCCTGCTCTGGTCCAGACCGTACGCGCCCGACCAACGGTGCGAGCACCTTTCCACATTGCCCGAATGCCCGAGTCGACCATTCCCATACGTGCGCGAGCGTCGCCGATGTTCGCGACCGGCAGTTTTGCGTAGGCCTCGGCGAGTTCACCGACGTCGCGCCCGTTTGCATCGGCCAGCGCGGCATGCAACTCGGCTGTCGCCGTGGCGAGGACTGGACGGACACCGAGCTCGTCGAGCAGTTCTACCGACGCCGCCGCTTCCACCGCGCGCCGGGCCGCGTGCTTCCGGGTGCCCTCGCGCAGTCGATCGAGGGCTTCGAAGCCATCCGACAGCTCGGCGGCGATCTGACCGCGTACCCACTGCTCGGCACCCGCCGCAGCACCGGCGTCGGTGGATTCCACGATGAGCGCGCCGAGACCTTTCATGAAGCTGCTACGCAGCAACTTTCGTCGTGAAGCATCGCCGGGCGCACCGCCGATATCTTCGACCGGAGCCCCCAGCGCCCGGAAATGGCTTGCCGCCGAGCTCGAACCGGAGCCGCTGACGACCAGGCCAGTGCGTGCACCGTGCGCCGGGACGGAACCGATCACGGCGACGTCGGCGAAAGCGACCCCGGTGGCGACCGATACCGCCGCTGCCACGTCGTTCTTCACAACAGCGGATGCGGAGTTCATGTCCGCGTACGTCGTTCCCGAGCTCAGGTGCGGAGCCGCGGCCGTCGCGGCCTGCACGGCCACCTTCGAGCTGGTCAGGCTCAAGACCAGATCGGCACCGTTTACTGCGTCCGCCACGTCGTCGAACCGGATGACCTCCGACGGCGTTGCCGTGTCCGCGGGATCGAATCCTGAAACGTCCCAACCGATTGCCGCAAATCCCGACGAGTAGAGGGTGCCCGCTTCGCCGAGCCCCAGGATAGCTACCTTCATCATTTCCTCTCATACAATGATAGTTCCTATCACTTGATGTTGTAATGGTGGTCACAGCCGAGTAGAGATGTCAAGTAGGTCGCATACGACGACTCAGCAAGTCGGCGGGCACCGAACCGGCTACGGATGCAGCGAGCGCGAACCGTGCGGGCCGTCCCTGCAGGCGAGATACGTTGATGGACAGATCAACTGCCGCCAGGGCCCGATGGCCGGGAGTCGCTGCCGAACCCGCCTGCCGCCGGATGCGTCGGACAGAAGCTTCCAACTGTAGTAACGACGCAACATCGACGGCCGGACCTCGAGTCAGGACGAGTGCTGGGAAGCGACCGCCGGTCGATGGCATTCCGCCGGTCGTCGCCGGTAGTGCGCAACCCGGCCCGGACCACCCCCACCTCGAACTACGCTCGCAGACATGAGTGGCGAGTATCGGCAGGCATTCGGAGACAGCGTCGACAACCGGGAGCAATTCTGGCTGTCTGCGGCGGCAGACGTCGACTGGGACACCCCACCGACCACCGCGTTCGACGGCTCGCACTGGTTTCCCGGTGCCCGCCTGAACACCTGTTTCAATGCCCTCGACCGGCATGTCGACGCCGGGCACGGCGACCGGACCGCATTGATCTACGACTCGGCGATGCTCGGACTGACCCGCAGCTACACCTACGCCGAACTGCTCGATCGGGTCGCTCGTTTCGCCGGGGTGTTGAGCAGCAACGGCGTCTCCCCCGGCGACCGCGTGGTGATCTACCTGCCGATGATTCCCGAGGCAGTGATCGCCATGCTCGCGTGCGCCAGGCTCGGCGCGGTGCACTCGGTGGTGTTCGGCGGCTTCGCGGCCAAAGAGCTGGCGGCGAGAATCGACGACGCCGAGCCGGTCCTGCTGATCACTGCCGCCGGCGGGTTCGAGCCTGGTCGAGTCGTCGAATACCTCCCCCTGGTGCAGCGCGCCCTGACTCTCACGACGGCGACCGTCCCCGCGGTGATCGTCAAGGCCCGCGACGGCATCGCAGGCAGCCACGACTGGCTGGACTGGGACACCCTCATCGCCGACGCCCCCGCCGCCCAACCGGTTTCGGTGCAGGCGACGGATCCGCTGTACATCCTCTACACCTCGGGCACGACCGGTAAGCCCAAGGGTGTGGTGCGCGACAACGGCGGTCATGCCGTCGCGCTGACCTGGTCGATGCGCAATATCTACGACGTCGGTGCCGGTCAGGTGATGTGGACGGCGTCCGATGTCGGCTGGGTCGTCGGACACTCCTACATCGTCTACGGACCGCTGTTCGCCGGTGCCACAACGGTTCTCTACGAGGGCAAACCCGTAGGAACTCCCGATGCAGGCGCGTTCTGGCGGGTGATCCAGGATCACCGCGTCCGCGCGTTGTTCACCGCGCCGACGGCCTTGCGTGCCATCCGCAAGGTCGACCCACACGCCGCCGAGCTCGAGAAGTACGACACCTCGTCGCTCGAGACACTGTTCGTCGCCGGTGAACGCCTCGATCCCGACACCTACGAGTGGATTTCGCGAACCCTGGACCGCCCCGTCGTCGACCACTGGTGGCAGACCGAAACCGGCTGGGCGATCTGCGCCAATCTTCGTGGCCTCGAACCACTTCCGATCAAACCCGGATCACCGACGGTACCGGTGCCGGGATTCCAGGTCGGTATCCTCGACGCGGCCGGTGCGCCGGTGGAGGCAGGCACCGAGGGCAACATCGTCGTGCAGCTGCCACTGCCACCGGGCGCGCTGGTGGGACTCTGGAACGACGAATCACGGTTCCAGCGTTCGTATCTCGACACGTTCCCGGGCTACTACCTCACCGGCGATTCCGGGTACATCGACGCCGACGGGTACGTCTACGTGCTGGGCCGCAGTGACGACGTCATCAACGTGGCCGGCCACCGCCTGTCCACCGGGTCGATGGAGGCCGTGCTGGCCGGTCACCCCGCCGTCGCCGAATGCGCCGTCATCGGAATCCACGACGACCTCAAAGGCCAGCGCCCCAGCGGCTACGTGGTGCTCAAGGCCGGGGAGACCATCACCGAGGATCAGCTGCGTACCGAACTGGTGGCCATGGTCCGCGATCAGATCGGTGCACTCGCGACGTTCCGGGACGTGACGATCGTCGGTGCCCTACCGAAGACCCGCTCGGGCAAGATCCTGCGGAAGACGATGCGGCAGATCGTCGCCGGCGAGGAGTACGGCGTGCCGTCGACCATCGAGGATCCCGCCGTACTCGATGCGCTGGAGAAGTTGCTCGGCAGATAGGCGGCATCAATTCGCGCAACGATGGCCGAAACCCGCGCGCCAGGGGTCGTTCGCGCGAGATAGCGTCGTGCTCATGACAGATCTCGACACCCGTCCCGCCGTCGATTGGCTCGCCCTCGGCGCAGTCACCGTCACGGTGATCTCGTGGGCCTCGGCCTTCGTCGCGATTCGCGGCGTCGGCGAATCCTTCGGGGCGGGCCCGCTCGCGCTGGGTCGGCTGCTGATCGGATCTGTGGCACTCGGCGCGATAGTTGTGGCCAGAAGGCAGTGGGTCAAGCCCAACCGCACACAGTGGCTGCAGATCGTCAGTATCGGCGTGTTCTGGTTCGGCATCTACAACGTCGCCCTCAATGCCGCCGAGCAACGCGTCGATGCCGGTACGACGTCGATGATCATTCAGATCGGTCCGATTCTGGTCGCCCTGTTCGCGGGTCTGCTTCTGGGCGAGGGCTTTCCGAAGTGGTTGGTGATCGGTGCGGGCATAGCATTCGCCGGCGCGGTCATGGTCGGTGTCGTCACGGCGGTGACCACGACGTCGACCACCAAGACCGACGCCGATTTCCTCGGTATCGCTCTGTGCCTGGTGTCCGCGGTGACCTACGCCATCGGAGTGCTCAGCCAGAAGCCGGTGCTGCGCACCATCCCCGGACTTCAGGTGACGTGGATGGCATGCACCATCGGCGCGGTGTGCACGCTGCCCTTCGCACCGGCGCTGCTCGACGACCTCGGGGCTGCCTCGGCCGGTGCCACCGGCGGATTGATCTACCTCGGCCTGGTCCCGACGGCACTGGCCTTCAGCACCTGGGCCTATGCGCTGACGCGGATGAACGCCGGCAAGCTCGGGATCACCACGTACGCCGTGCCACCGATCACGATCACGCTGGCCTGGCTCCTGTTGGGTGAGGTGCCGCATTACCTCGCCGTGGTCGGCGGAGTGATCTGCCTGGTGGGCGTCGGATTGTCCCGCAAAAGATAGGGGTCACTTCGCAGGCTCCGCTCCCGCAGGAGTTAGGGGTCACTCCGCAGGCTCCGCTCCCGCGCTAGATCGCCTTGAAGCGGGCGATCGCCACCTCACGCTCGTGCTTGTGGTCGACGATCGGATCCACGTAGTCCTTGGGTCGACCGAACTTCAACGTGTGCACGGCTTTTCCTTCTTCGCCGCGCAGCTCCGGCACCCAGCGTCGGACGTAGTCCCCGGTGGGGTCGAACTTCTCGCCCTGAGTGATCGGGTTGAACACACGAAAGTACGGCGAGGCGTCGGTACCGGTCCCGGCGGTCCATTGCCACCCGTGCTGATTGTTGGCCAGATCGCCGTCGACGAGGTGCTGCATGAAGTAGCGCGCTCCCCGCCACCACGGCAGATGCAGATCCTTGACGAGGAACGACGCCACGATCATCCGCACTCGATTGTGCATCCACTTCTCGGAGTTCAGCTGCCGCATACCGGCATCGACGATCGGAAAGCCCGTTTCGCCCTTGCACCAAGCGTCGAACAACTCGTCGGCGTGCTTGCCCGAGTCCAATTCGATGGCGTCGAACTTCTTGACGTAGTTCTCCCTGGCACTGTCGGGTCGCTGAAAGAGGATGTCGGCGTAGAAGTCTCGCCAGCAGATCTGTCTGCGGTACGACGCCGCACCCTCGCTGCGGAGCTTTCCCAGGTCGGCCAACATCGTCCGTGGATGAATGGTTCCGTACTTCAGATGCACCGACATCCGGCTCGTCGAATCGAGATCGGGACGGTTGCGCTCGTCGTCGTACGCCGAGACCTCGTCGAGGAATTCCTTCCACTGCTTCGACGCAGCTGCCTCACCCGCCGCCGCGTCGGATGCATCCTTCTCGGAGGGAATCTTCACTCGCCGAACGCCTTTCACCTCGTCCGGGTCGATCCAGTCGGCGGAGTCGGCCGATGTGTCCGCCGGACCGCGCCACCCGTGTTCCAGCCACTGGCGCGAGTACGGCGTGAACACCTTGTACGGCTCCCCGTCGTTCTTGACGATCCGCCCGGGGGCGACCGCGTACGGAGACCCGGTCTCGACCAGAGTCACCTTCTCGCCCACACGCTTGTCTCGCTCACGCCCGTACGGACCGTAGTCGGCGCTGATGTGCACGTCCTCGGTGCCGATCGCCTTCGCCACCTTCGGGACCACCGTCTCGGGGTCACCGTGGACGACCATCAGCCGGCCGTCGAGTTGCTCGTCGAGTGCTTCGAGCGACCGGAACAGAAAATCCTTGCGCGGTCCGCCGGACGGCTTCAGCAGCCGATCGTCGAGCACGAAGAGCCCGAGCACCGGGTCTCCCGACTCGGCAGCGGCGGTGAGGGTGGGCAGATCCCCCAGACGGAGATCACGGCGAAACCAGACGATCGACATGCTTTCAGTCTTACCCACCGCGGTCCCGAGCAATCCCCGGCTCGACCCTTCGATTCTCAGAGAACCGCCAACCACGACTCACCAAGGCCGCAACAACGACCTCTAGCTTGGGATATACCGAACAGACAAGGAGAACATCATGACGAACACACGCCCCTTCCCCGGTGCACTCTCCCTGATCGACAGCACCTGCACCTTCGAGAAGTACTACGAGCAGCTCTACGCAAAGGCACCCGCACTGGCCTGGTCGCTCGATGCCGACACCGGACGCCGCAGTGCCCTCGAGGACTTCTTCGCCAAGACGCCCGAGGAACGCCGCACCACCGTCGACAGCTGGGTTGCATAGCATTGGTCCGGTGACCGAATCGCCGAGCACCCCCGCCACCGTTCTCGTCGTCGACGACGACGCAGACGTGTTGTCGTCACTGCAACGCGGCCTGCGCCTGTCCGGGTTCACCGTCATCACCGCGTCGGACGGTGCGGAGGCGCTCGGCGTCGTGTCGCGATCGATGCCCCACGCCATCGTGCTCGACATCAACATGCCGGTGCTCGACGGTGCCAGCGTGGTGACCGCGTTGCGCGCCATGGGAAACGACATCCCGATCTGCGTACTCAGTGCCCGCAGCTCGGTCGACGATCGCATCGCCGGACTCGAATCCGGTGCCGACGACTACCTCACCAAACCGTTCGTGTTGGCCGAGCTCGTCGCTCGGATCCGAGCCATGCTGCGCCGTCGCGGCACCGGTCCGGTTGTGCCGGTGGCAGATTCGGGCGCACCGAACTCGGCCGTCGCGATCGGCACCCTGGTGGTCGACATCCCCGGCTATCGCGTCCACCGCGGCGGAGCCGACATCGACCTGACCAAGCGCGAATTCGAGTTGCTCGCGATCCTGGCTCGCAACAAGGGCGTCGTTCTCACACGTGAACGACTGCTCGAACTGGTCTGGGGCTACGACTTCGTTGCCGACACCAACGTCGTCGACGTGTTCGTCGGATACCTCCGACGCAAACTCGAGGCCGACGGGTCGCCGCGCATCCTGCACACGGTCCGCGGGGTCGGCTTCGTCGTCCGGGACGCCCCATGAGCTTCTCGCTGCGCGCCCGGGTGGCCGCGGCCACCGCTCTCGGAGCCACCCTGGTGGTGGCCGCCCTCGCGGTGGTCACCTCGGTCGCCATCTCCCGCAACAACGTCAATCAGCTCGACGAACGTCTGACGACGGCCTCGCAGGTGCTGGTCCCGAACTCGTCGACGTTGGAGGCCTTCATCGATCAGCTGTCCGGAGCGTTCGCCGTCACGATTCGCAGCGGCGACATCGTGGTCGCATCGACCCCGACGCGGCTGCCTGCGCTGGCGGCCGGATCCCAGACCGTCGACGTGGACGGTCAACGGTTCCGGGTCTACACGGCAGTATCGACCGTTGTCTCGTCCATCTCCATCTCGATCGGTGTGCCCGCCATCGAAGCTCAACAAGTGACCGACGAGCAACAGAAGCAGGTACTCCTGTTGGGACTGGCCGCGATCGCCGTGTCCACGGGCCTGGGTTGGCTCTTCGGTGGACGGGCCGTGAGACCGCTGGTGACGTTGACCCGTCAGGTCAGTGCCCAGCCACCGACCGCTCCCGAAACCCGCACGGGCGTCACCGAAGCCGACGAACTCGCCGTCGCCATCGGGGGCATGCTGACCAGGCTGAACGAGGCTCAGGAACGCACCAACGCCGCGCTCGACACTGCCCGCGATTTCGCGGCCGTCTCCGCGCACGAGCTCCGCACCCCGCTGACCGCGATGCGCACGGACATCGAGGTGCTCAGAACCCTCGATCTCGAGCGCGCGCAGCAGCAGGAGATTCTGGGCGACCTCGAACGGACACAGGGACGAGTGGAGACGACACTGACAGCCTTGGAGCGACTGGCGTCGGGTGAATTGTCCAGCGAGGCCGACAGAGTCGAGACCGACATCATCGACATCTGCGACGTCGCAGCCCAGGATGCGCAGCGACTGCATCCGGGCCTCGACATACGGGTCGAGTCCGCCCCCGACTGCGAGATCACGATGCGTGCCCTGCCGACCGGCCTTCGGCTGGCCGTCGACAACGTGATCGGAAACGCCGTTCGGCACGGCGACGCGACGTCGATCGTCATCACCGCCGAGCGCGAGGGCACGACGGTACGCGTCCTGGTCGACGACAACGGATCCGGCGTTCCCCTCGATGAACGCGAGACGGTGTTCGGCCGATTCGAGCGCGGCACCCGAGCGGCCAAGGGCGGCTCGGGGCTCGGCCTGGCACTGGTGGCTCAGCAAGCCCAATTGCACGGCGGGCGGGCCTGGTTCACCGACAGTCCATTGGGCGGAGCGAGATTGGTGCTGGAGCTGCAGGACAGCTGAAGTACGGCAGTCTTTACGCGGGGGAAACCTGCGGGTCCATCCGATCCGAGGATCATGTACCCATGCACACGTCGTCGGACTTCTTCGTCCCCACCATCGACATCTCACCGTACGTTCTGGACGGTGCCACCGCGGCGGCCGACGGGACCGCCCGGCGCAGCGTCGCGTCGGACATCGATTACGCTTGCAGCACAGTCGGTTTCATGCAGATTCTCGGACACGGGATCCCCGAGGACACCGTGAACGGCCTGGCGTCGGCGATGGATTCGTTCTTCGGACTCGAACCGGCGGCGAAGCGGGCCTACATCTGCCCACCCGAACGCAACCGCGGGTACACCGCTCCGAAGAGCGAATCGCTGAGCCTGAGCCTGGGAGTCGAATCGGCGTCGGGCACGAACGACTGGTTCGAGGCCTTCAACGTCGGGACGGGCGAGGCGAACACCTGGCCCGAGTGCGCGGGGTTCCAGCGCGCCGTCGAACGGTACTTCGCCGAGGCAGCGCGCGTGGCCCGGACGCTGACCACCGTGTTCGCCGACGCACTCGGTGTGGCCCCGACCGTGTTCTCCGACATCACCGATCGCTCGCTCGACACCCTGCGGATGAACAACTACGCGCTGGACCCCGGCCTACGTGTGCCGGACACCGAGCTCACCGGGATGAGCGAGCACACCGACTACGGATTGGTGACGGTGCTGTGGGCCGATCGAGTGCCCGGTCTGCAGGTTCTCGGCATCGACCGACGGTGGCACGACGTGCAACCCGTCGAGGGAGCGATGCTGGTGAACCTGGGTGATCTGACGGCCCGACTGACCAACGACCGCTGGGTGTCGACGCTGCATCGCGTGCGTCCGCCGATTGCCGACGGAACGATTCAGCGCAGGCGCTCTGCCGCCTTCTTCCACGACGGCAACCTCGACGCGGTGATCGCGCCGTTGCCGTCGTGCATCGAGCCCGGTGACGTGGCCCGGTACGAACCGGTGACGGTAGCCCAGCACATTGCCGCCAAGCTCGCGGGTTCCCGAGGGGGAAAGGCCAACACCTCGGCAGCCCGCGAGGCCGAGCGGGTACGCAGCGCTGTCACCTGACCTGCGGGTGCTTCGAGTGCAGTTATTTGACGTCGAGCAGGTCGATGACGAACACGAGCGTCTTGCCGGACAGGCGGTGACCTGCGCCGGCGGGGCCGTAGGCGAGCTCCGGCGGAATGGTGAGCTGACGGCGTCCGCCGACCTTCATTCCGGGGATGCCGTCCTGCCAACCCTGAATGAGTCCGCGCAACGGGAACTGGATGGATTCGCCGCGGTTCCAGGACGAGTCGAACTCTTCGCCCGAATCGAACTCGACTCCGACGTAATGCACCTCCACGGTGCCGCCTGCGACTGCCTCTGCGCCGTCACCCTCGACGAGGTCGACCGTCACCAGGTCCAATGGTGCTGGTCCGGCCTGAAATTCGATCACTGGCTTCGTCACTGAAGTCTCCTGCGGTTGATGCCGGCCCGCCGACGCCGGCTGTGAAGCTCTGGGCATATTCCACATCGACTTTACGTCGTGATGGTCAACCGATCGGAGCTGGCATCAAATTCGTCTGGTATTCGCAGGTCAGCGTGTTGCCGGTTGCGGGGTCGGCCATCTCGACCTTCCACGCGTCGGAGAACTGATTCACCCCGTGATGCATCGAGATGGTGCCCGAGATCAAGACCGTTCCACGCGCGAACAGACCGCGCTCGGTGAGTACGTCGAGCCAGTACTGCGGAGCGAGAAGATCACCGAGAGTTCCGGACTGGATGAGAACTCCGTCGGCCCAACCGGTCAAGGTGATCTCGTCCAGTCGGTCGGCCACCTCGCTCAACCGCCACGCACCGGTACCGAGCACGTCGGGGGCGGCGTTCTTGCTCCATGCAACGCTGTGCACTTCCAGGTCACGGTCGGTGTGGTCGCATGCGACCGTGAGCAGCACGTCGTCGATGGTCTCGCCCAGGATCACCAGAGCCCACTCGGCCTCGCCCGAGGTGCGTCCGTGTTGAACGGCGACGGCATCGGTCTGCTGCGCCAGATACGGCGAGATGGGGTACAGCGCCGGGGTAACCGTGGGAGCCGGCACGCCCAGTTCGGCCAACTCTGCGATGTGCGACGCCACCTCTTCCTGGTTGCGACCGGCATAGCCCGCATTGAGCAGCGCGGTCACTTCTACCGACTCGGTCGTGCCGTCGGGCAACGTGAATGTGAGCATCAGTAAGGACCCTCTCCTCGTAAATTAATTGTTTCCGATGCGCCCAAAGCCTTGCGCATACGTTTTGTATACAGCAAGTATGGAGCACGTACAACGGATAGAGTGATCCCAGGCACACAAAGGAGTCGTCATGACCGAACCAGTTTCGGTGGATAGAAAAGGCCTGGCCAAGGCCTTTGCCGCCAGCCTGACCGGAACGGCGTTGGAGTGGTACGACTTCGCCGTCTACTCGGCCGCAGCAGCGCTGGTGTTCCCGCTGGTCTTCTTCCCCGACAGCGATCCGCTGACCGGCACATTGCTTGCCTTCTCGACCTACGCGGTCGGATACATCGCCCGTCCAGTAGGTGGATTCGTCTTCGGGCGACTCGGCGACGTCATCGGCCGAAAACAACTTCTCGTCATCACCCTGCTGCTGATCGGCGTCACGACGTTCGCCATCGGTTTGATCCCCGGATACGACACCATCGGCATCGCGGCCCCGATCATCCTCGTCACCATGCGCTTCTGCCAGGGCGTTGCCGTCGGCGGCGAGTGGGGCGGAGCCGTTCTGCTCTCCAGCGAATACGGCGATCCCCGCAAGCGCGGCTTCTGGTCCTCCGCAGCGCAGATCGGACCACCGGCGGGCAACCTGCTCGCCAACGGCGCACTGGCAATCCTGACTCTGTCGCTCACCGACCAGCAGTTCGAGTCCTGGGGCTGGCGTGTTGCATTCCTCTTCTCGGCCGTTCTCGTCGGTTTCGGTCTGTGGATCCGCTTGAAGCTCGAGGACACCCCGGTGTTCAAAGCACTTCAGGAGAGCGGCGATCGCTCGGAAGCCCCGATCAGCGAAGTGTTCAAGACGGAACTGCGACCACTGGTGGCAGGCATCATGTCCCGCGTCGCACCCGACGTCATCTACGCACTGTTCACGGTCTTCTCGATCACCTACGGAACTCAGAAACTGGGCTTCGAGCGCAGCGAGGTGTTGACGGCAATTCTGGTCGGATCGGCCTGCCAACTCGGCTTGATCCCGCTGGCCGGAGCGGTCTCCGACCGCATCAACCGACGCCTGGTCTACGGCGTCGCGGCCGTGGGCGGCGTTGCCTGGAGCGCGATCTTCTTCCTCGTCATCGGCGGTGGATCCCTACCGCTGCTGATCCTCGGCGTCGTCGTCGGCCTGGCGTTCCACTCGTTCATGTACGGACCGCAGGCCGCCTTCGTCACCGAGCAGTTCAGCGTTCGACTCCGCTCGACCGGCAGCTCGTTGGCGTACACGATCGCCGGAGTGTTCGGTGGAGCGATGGCACCGCTGATCTTCGTGTACCTGCTCGACAAGACCGACAGTTGGGTACCGATCGCCGGATACATCGTCATCGTCGGCGCGGTGACGCTGGTCGGCCTGGCACTGGGACGCAACCCCGACCCCACCGAGGACGAGCACTACGTGCTACTGAATCAGGAACACGAAAAGGCTACGCGCGCAGCAGAGTCTGAAGTGTGACCTCGAGGTGAGCGTCGATCTTCTCGTGCACCAGGCCCTCGTCGCCGACACTCAGTGCGTCGATGATGGCCTGGTGCTCGGCGCACACGCGGTGCTGCCGGTTGGCCGCGGTGAACAGAGCGCTCAGACCGACCCGCAGCTGCCGAGCACGCAGACCCGCGTAGGTGCGGGAGAGGAGATCGCTGCCCGCCGAATCGATCAAACTCTGATGGAAGGTGCCGTCCCAGTCGATGAACTCCTTCGGCGCTTCGGCACTGTCGGAGTTCATCAGCAATTCCTGCTGTTCGAGCGCATGCTGCATCGCCGCGATCGGAGCGTCCCCGGCGCGCAGCGCACGAGTGGCCGCATGCCGTTCGAGGACGCCGCGCAGATCCATCAGTTCGGCGATCTGCCGTCCGGACATGGCCGGCACATGCGCGCCGCGCTTGGGCACCATCTCGACCAGTCCCTCGGACTGCAACATCAGCAGCGCCTCACGCACCGGCGTCCGCGACACTCCGATACGCGTCGCGAGCTCCTGTTCGTTGAGAAACGTGCCGGTGGCGGCCGGTGACGACAACACCTGATCGCGTACGAACAGATATGCCTTGTCCCTCCCCGACAGTGGTTGCATACGATATGTATACCTGTCTTCCCCCGACGAAACCAGGAGTCAGACCGTGAGCTCGACTATCCGCATCAGCCTGGCCCAGATCACCAGTGGCGAACACCCCACCGAAAACCTCGAACTCGTCGACACCCACGCCCGTGCCGCCGCACACGCCGGTTCGGACATCGTCGTGTTCCCCGAGGCGACCATGCGATGCTTC
This genomic window contains:
- a CDS encoding sensor histidine kinase; translation: MSFSLRARVAAATALGATLVVAALAVVTSVAISRNNVNQLDERLTTASQVLVPNSSTLEAFIDQLSGAFAVTIRSGDIVVASTPTRLPALAAGSQTVDVDGQRFRVYTAVSTVVSSISISIGVPAIEAQQVTDEQQKQVLLLGLAAIAVSTGLGWLFGGRAVRPLVTLTRQVSAQPPTAPETRTGVTEADELAVAIGGMLTRLNEAQERTNAALDTARDFAAVSAHELRTPLTAMRTDIEVLRTLDLERAQQQEILGDLERTQGRVETTLTALERLASGELSSEADRVETDIIDICDVAAQDAQRLHPGLDIRVESAPDCEITMRALPTGLRLAVDNVIGNAVRHGDATSIVITAEREGTTVRVLVDDNGSGVPLDERETVFGRFERGTRAAKGGSGLGLALVAQQAQLHGGRAWFTDSPLGGARLVLELQDS
- a CDS encoding isopenicillin N synthase family dioxygenase, whose protein sequence is MHTSSDFFVPTIDISPYVLDGATAAADGTARRSVASDIDYACSTVGFMQILGHGIPEDTVNGLASAMDSFFGLEPAAKRAYICPPERNRGYTAPKSESLSLSLGVESASGTNDWFEAFNVGTGEANTWPECAGFQRAVERYFAEAARVARTLTTVFADALGVAPTVFSDITDRSLDTLRMNNYALDPGLRVPDTELTGMSEHTDYGLVTVLWADRVPGLQVLGIDRRWHDVQPVEGAMLVNLGDLTARLTNDRWVSTLHRVRPPIADGTIQRRRSAAFFHDGNLDAVIAPLPSCIEPGDVARYEPVTVAQHIAAKLAGSRGGKANTSAAREAERVRSAVT
- a CDS encoding FKBP-type peptidyl-prolyl cis-trans isomerase, with product MTKPVIEFQAGPAPLDLVTVDLVEGDGAEAVAGGTVEVHYVGVEFDSGEEFDSSWNRGESIQFPLRGLIQGWQDGIPGMKVGGRRQLTIPPELAYGPAGAGHRLSGKTLVFVIDLLDVK
- a CDS encoding DUF2848 domain-containing protein, with protein sequence MLTFTLPDGTTESVEVTALLNAGYAGRNQEEVASHIAELAELGVPAPTVTPALYPISPYLAQQTDAVAVQHGRTSGEAEWALVILGETIDDVLLTVACDHTDRDLEVHSVAWSKNAAPDVLGTGAWRLSEVADRLDEITLTGWADGVLIQSGTLGDLLAPQYWLDVLTERGLFARGTVLISGTISMHHGVNQFSDAWKVEMADPATGNTLTCEYQTNLMPAPIG
- a CDS encoding MFS transporter encodes the protein MTEPVSVDRKGLAKAFAASLTGTALEWYDFAVYSAAAALVFPLVFFPDSDPLTGTLLAFSTYAVGYIARPVGGFVFGRLGDVIGRKQLLVITLLLIGVTTFAIGLIPGYDTIGIAAPIILVTMRFCQGVAVGGEWGGAVLLSSEYGDPRKRGFWSSAAQIGPPAGNLLANGALAILTLSLTDQQFESWGWRVAFLFSAVLVGFGLWIRLKLEDTPVFKALQESGDRSEAPISEVFKTELRPLVAGIMSRVAPDVIYALFTVFSITYGTQKLGFERSEVLTAILVGSACQLGLIPLAGAVSDRINRRLVYGVAAVGGVAWSAIFFLVIGGGSLPLLILGVVVGLAFHSFMYGPQAAFVTEQFSVRLRSTGSSLAYTIAGVFGGAMAPLIFVYLLDKTDSWVPIAGYIVIVGAVTLVGLALGRNPDPTEDEHYVLLNQEHEKATRAAESEV
- a CDS encoding GntR family transcriptional regulator, which encodes MQPLSGRDKAYLFVRDQVLSSPAATGTFLNEQELATRIGVSRTPVREALLMLQSEGLVEMVPKRGAHVPAMSGRQIAELMDLRGVLERHAATRALRAGDAPIAAMQHALEQQELLMNSDSAEAPKEFIDWDGTFHQSLIDSAGSDLLSRTYAGLRARQLRVGLSALFTAANRQHRVCAEHQAIIDALSVGDEGLVHEKIDAHLEVTLQTLLRA